A single Triticum dicoccoides isolate Atlit2015 ecotype Zavitan chromosome 2A, WEW_v2.0, whole genome shotgun sequence DNA region contains:
- the LOC119355995 gene encoding formin-like protein 7, which yields MSHGVAARKRFGGVGFALGCGCKDPKAVAVAVAASSPRSGTEASTATTATSRRASRTHPSVSTSTGTLTVPSASSSFLWEDADADADADEVECKRASSATTPSFSGLLRELSELERSIKSCARTKSPPRKHFSPPPPPPPLPSRPVQRRAVRSDDKPSIQEGHGDFSPPRPRPLPPPSVQVPTQQHRRVKSVDKASRQEGDAHFTPQPPRPLPPPPPLEPVRSAKAEEDNNKSKSKEDEKRSPTPPPAPKHRKAMSCDSNGNGNGNGFGGGGGSGRLDGSVAVVKQSEDPLGDFRRSMVNMIVENGIVTGDELRELLRRFLALNAPRHHDAILRAFAEIWDEVFAPATEPAARPTAPRQRTPPRRRQPLPPPVWRV from the coding sequence ATGAGCCACGGCGTCGCGGCGAGGAAGCGGTTCGGCGGCGTCGGCTtcgcgctcggctgcggctgcaaGGACCCCAAGGCCGTGGCGGTCGCGGTGGCCGCCTCGTCGCCGCGCTCCGGCACGGAGGCGTCCACGGCGACCACGGCCACGTCGCGGAGGGCCAGCAGGACGCACCCGTCGGTGTCCACGTCCACCGGCACGCTCACCGtgccctccgcctcctcctccttcctctgggaggacgccgacgccgacgccgacgccgacgaggTCGAGTGCAAGCGGGCGAGCTCCGCGACCACGCCCAGCTTCTCCGGCCTGCTGCGCGAGCTCAGCGAGCTCGAGCGGAGCATCAAGTCGTGCGCGCGGACCAAGAGCCCCCCAAGAAAACACttctcgccaccgccgccgcccccgccgttgCCGTCGCGGCCCGTGCAGCGTCGAGCTGTGCGCAGCGACGACAAGCCCAGCATCCAAGAGGGCCACGGGGACTTCTCGCCGCCGCGGCCGCGCCCGCTCCCGCCGCCGTCCGTGCAGGTCCCAACGCAGCAGCATCGGAGGGTGAAGAGCGTTGACAAAGCCAGCAGGCAAGAAGGCGACGCGCACTTCACGCCACAGCCACCGCGACcgctgcccccgccgccgccgctggagccggtccggagcgccaaggccgagGAGGACAATAATAAATCCAAGAGCAAAGAAGACGAGAAGCGCTCGCCGACACCGCCGCCGGCGCCGAAGCACCGGAAAGCGATGAGCTGCGACAGCAACGGCAACGGCAACGGCaacggcttcggcggcggcggcggcagcgggaggCTGGACGGGAGCGTGGCGGTGGTGAAGCAGTCGGAGGACCCGCTGGGCGACTTCCGGCGGTCGATGGTGAACATGATCGTGGAGAACGGGATCGTGACGGGGGACGAGCTGCGCGAGCTGCTCCGGCGCTTCCTGGCGCTGAACGCGCCGCGGCACCACGACGCCATCCTCCGGGCCTTCGCGGAGATCTGGGACGAGGTGTTCGCCCCCGCCACGGAGCCGGCCGCCAGGCCGACGGCGCCCCGGCAGaggacgccgccccgccgccggcaaCCCCTGCCTCCCCCGGTGTGGCGCGTGTAG